The nucleotide window TACTGCATTTTGtacaaaaacaattaaaaatgtgtgtgaCAGTGTCTGACACTGAATTAATCTCCCCATGAAAAAGGTAAGTGCAGGAAAATACAAAGTTATTGTTTTAGCATCACCTTTGAGGCTGAGGGCTCCTACATcactgctcagggctctgtcccaTCAATTAAAATACTTCTCATTTTTGACACAATTCTTGAAGTTAATCTTTCCACTGATGTTCGTCACTGGAGTGGAATTTACatttgttttgtgtatttttagcTTTCCAAAGCAGCCTTGAAAACTATTTAGCCTGAATTGTTGGCATTTCACTTTGCACAGACTCAGTGTTTTGTGGCTGAAGGTCGGTTTGGGTGGTTTGTAAGGATTTTGCATGCACAGGGATTACACCAAGCACAGGTAAGGAGGATTTGTGTGCAGACACAGCCTCTGTGCAGTTCTTGCTTTTAAATGCTGGTTTTATGCAGAGTGGTTGCTGACCCCCAAAAAGATGTGGGAAAtcccctgtgcagctcctggggagccACACACTCAAATTCCAACAGAAATTACACTGAGACAGGTGGGCAAATATTCACTTTTTGTGCAAGGGACAGAAATGCCCAAACTTGTAAATGCAGTGGCAAAATTAGGccatttagggtttttttcgTGATGAACCTCCAGGCAGATCTGCAGCCACAACTGAAACATTGAGCATCTGTCAGAAATTCTTTCCCAAGTTCTTCTATCAGGCTCCAAGAAGTTCATTTGTTCATTTTGGAAATTGTTTGGACTCCTTGACTTTGaagatgttattaaaaatacatttatctttttaaagGGGTCATTTATAGCCCAGTGGACCCTGCTTTGGAGGGTGTACTAAAACTTGAGTTCTcattttccctttggaaatcTCAGTTTAAAGTTTTCTTCATCCTGAGGCTGAATTGCTCTGGGGAAGTCACTCATCCTGGGCAGTGTGGGACAGACTGTGAGGAGAGCTCAGCAAACCCCACATTTTGCTCCAGACAGCCATTATTTATCTGCATGGCTCAACTCTTAATTACTGAAAATTGAAATGTCCCTTCTTTTATGCAAGTTCCATCCCTCGAGTGTTACTTTGTTTTATGAGTGGCTGATAcatgaaagcagagaaaaggctCCAGCCCAAAACCTGAGCCGACCCTCTCAGATCTACACCCTGCACATCAACAGCCACAAAGTGCTTCAGAGGCTTGATGCAAAGCTGATAAAATGCCAAAAATTCCTCATTCTCtctcctggggagcagagagggtTGTCTGGAAAACATCAACagtaaaaattgcatttaagtGGTGCATAATGCAGCAGCTACTGTGGGCAGGGGGTTTGGAGCTCCATGCTCTgcctcccatcccagctggagcacccacagctgctgctctgagctctcctggacaTGGCAGTCATGGAGAAGAAAGGGCTTCTGAACACACAGAGCAACCACAGAGCAAAACCCACACAGCTTCTCAGTAATTCTCATTCAAAACTGGCTAAAACCATAATTAGCGTGAATAATTAgtgttgctgctgtgctgcagagtgcacatccatccatccctccatgtCTCCATCCCTTTTTCATCCATCCACCCCTTTATTCACCACCAGTGGAAGCCCCACCCATGCCAGTGTCCCCTCCTTGTCCCTTTGCCTGTCTCTGTGGGCACCCCAGCCCGGCTGCAGCCCCTCTTCCCCAGGAGCCCACTTGGGAGTGGAAGGGGCAGATTGCAAAGGATTATGCTGAGAAAACAAGGCAGCAGTATTTCTTCTTTGCCCAGTAAAAGGAATAAAGGCTTTTCTTAAAACCATCCCACTTCTTAAAAGAAATTCCATTTCTTGAAGccattttcttctgcagtgtCTGGGCACATCCCTGCTTTGTGGAATctcagtgctgggatgggatgagccTGGGCAGCCTCTCTCAGCCCAAAAAGctccaccaaaaaaaccctttcctggagccaggctgtgatccctgctggacctcagcccttccccaccCCCCTGGCACCCTCCATAAAAAccccttggctgctgctggtcctgccAAAACTCGAGGAGGGGAGAGGTGCCCAGACCAGCCACCCACACTCAGCCACTccacaaacagcaggaaaaaccaATCTGCTACTTtgtagttttatttattttttattttttttttaccagcagataaaagaaaaatagctttctagcttttttttttttttttttccctgtggtttctgtgctgttttgttttttttttttccctctctgctaaACTGTGTATTTTCAGCTCAGTAAAGTATTTATTAGGAATCTTTACAGAGCAGGCTGCTGGTGAATTATATATTGTACAGCTTCGGCGtgagctgggggaaaaaaaagttatgacATTTTTTCCACCCAGACTGATTCTATCCAATAGCAATAGGAAAATGAGGGTTTACCAGGAGAGCTTTAAGTTCAGCTCTGCTTGCCAGAGCTGCAGATACCTTTTGTGCCTTGGTTCATGTGCATTTCTACAATgtaaattttcctttctaacTCACAAGCTGAGCTCTGCCGGGCTTTGTGTCCTGCTGCAAAGTTCCCAGCAGCCATGGCttgtgtcttttctttctggaatgGATTTGTCACTTCAGCATGCACTGTGTTTCAGATCATCCTTAACTCAATGCACAAGTACCAGCCCCGGCTGCACATCGTGAAGGCCGACGAGAACAACGCCTTCGGCTCCAAGAACACGGCGTTCTGCACCCACGTCTTCCCCGAGACCTCCTTCATTTCTGTCACCTCCTACCAGAACCACAAGGTAGGCAGCTTTTGGGGCTGCAAATGCTTTGTTTCTAGCCAGGAACGTTGTGAGAGGATCTTCCTGTCCTGCTGGTTTAAAGGACAAGTTTCCATCCTGGCTTTAAGCAcgagggatggggcaggatgcagctctggaggagcagggatgttgCTGGTAACAATAATTTGGCAAAGCCTGGGCTCCCCTGACTCTGTGTGCTCATAGAGCTGAGATGTCATTcaaacagcacagcacatctAATAATGACCAGTAAAGCTTGCTCATAAATCTGCAGTGGACAGTAATTATAGAATGTGTGTTTAGTGAGACAGATGAGGAATGTAACCATAAaaagggagctcagagctgcctctgtgGTTTGCACGTggaggcaggagggggctggggggagggtttgggggtgtgAAGTACAAAGGGCTCAGTTCTGTGCCCTGGATGGGTGTCAGGGGCACCTGTGTGCTCTAGGGCTGGTTTGTGGTTTGAGGGTGCTGTGGGCAGAGTTCTGTCTGAGGGCTGGatcccagcagcactgacagtgaattgtcacctccctgtgtcaccacagcagggcagggacagggcaggatgaCAGCAGGGAATGGAAAGGCTTCAGATTCCATCCTGTTACTGCTGTGCCTTTGCAAAAGCCCTTGCTCCCAGGCATTTTCCTAATGGTAAAGTCCAATTGCTGTATGAggaataattaataatttaattggAATTAAGATTCATAGTTAAAGGTGCAGAGTCAGGTAGCACTGCCAGACCCTTCTGTCACCCTGAGTGTGAAATCTGCCACGTGTAACTGCACCAGTTCCTTTCCTACACATTCATaggaaaatcctgcaggaacaggaacaAGTGTGAAATTCTTCCTCCCCAATAACCTGACCAGAGCTTTTCCTCCCAAGCAGGATGCCTGTGTGCCCTTTGATGCTTGAAGCACAGGGTCCTTGCAAAAATGTTGCAATTAGTGAGGCAGTTAAGAGActcagagcaggaacagggatgtgGTATGGtcaggcagggagggggaaaagtGCCCATTAGGACACTGGAGGTAGAAAAGTTGTAGCTGTTGATGTAAAATGACCAATTGCCCAAACATGGTTAACCAGAAAGACTCAAAAGAGCTTGTATTTCatacatatttaaaatgtcTGCTGTCAATGGTGCCTTTCATCCCTAAAGTTCCCAAAGTGCTCCATAAACTCCACACTtgcactgtcactgctgtccagCCATGCTGGGGGTGGTTTGTGGCTggggggcagcacagggaggaccTGACAGATTTAGGGAAAACGTCCCAGATGAGCCCAAATTCTTATTGAAGATCCTGTGAGGAGCCTCTGTGGTGCTGCCCagtcctgccctgggctctgcaggggggatggacactgccctgagcaggggacacagggacctgcagcaggtgacagcaggcAGGAGGTCTCACCATGACCTCAGAGTGCTCTCAAGAACATCTCAGCCTCAGAGGAATACCTGaatggttttatttattctcttaaGCATCAACAATTAAAAACCTTGTCTGGGTTTCTTTTAGAAGAAACAAACTGCTGAACTATTTTTAGCTCAGAAATCTCCTGCTAGCAAGAAGTGTGGTTGTAAATAATTGtattcctaaagaaaaaaatgaggaagtTGAGGGTAGAGGTTGCCCCTGAGCACAGGTCAGTGAGGAAGGTGTGTgctcaccccaaatcccccctgggctggaggaggcCAGAGGAAGGTGACAAGGAGGGACTGAAGCCCTGATCCTGCTCACGTCAGAGGAAAACCACGATCACTAAAtagcaaaatgaaattaagatgTACAAACCTGCTGTCAGGCTGTGGGTTTGGAAGGGTCCAATGCTTCTTGTGGTTCATCAGCTGCTTGAGCTTCCCTGGAAGAGCTGGAGCCCTGGAGGCTGCTTAAATTCACATGTCACCAccttcccctgcagcactgaTAGGGGCCAGCTGTGTTCTCAGGAGTTTCTTTGCTAAGGGATATTTTTCAACATTGCTAAAAGTGAAGTTGTCAGTAACAGCAACACTCAGGCAAAACCATCCCAAAGCAGAActggctgctctcctcagcACTGAAATGGGATGcaggggctcagagcagggagaggggctgtgcagggataAAGCACTGATTGGGTTGAGATGCTTCTCACAGAGCTAAAATGACTGAATGGTGGCCATAAAGGTGTATTAAATGTTATGGGAATTAGGGAGAGCCACACCATGACAAGCAGGGCTGTAGCATGGAACCATAGGGAACCTTTTAAATCAGACAAATAAATTCTCCCCATCAGGATTCCAGAAAAAGAACACAGGGCCTAAAATAAGACCAGACTCTGCATTTCACAGGGGTCATCAGGACTGGGCCAATCCAGACccaccagctcagccctgctgctgctgcactttgGGTCTGGTTTGCTCTCAAACACTTTATTCttggttttattcttttaaagaTAACCCAGCTGAAAATTGAAAACAACCCCTTTGCCAAGGGCTTCCGGGGCAGCGACGACAGCGACCTGCGCGTGGCTCGGCTCCAGAGGtacctccctcctccctcctcctccccctgctcctcacGGGCTGAAAGGTGCCAGAGCCACGGCCACGGGCTTTGCTTGTGCCTGAATGCCACTGAGATCCCTCAACAGCCCTTCCTGACTGACACactctgtgctggcagctctcgCCCACGCCCCGAGGAGCGTGATGAGTTCATCGTCTGAAGCAAAGGGTGCTGAAGTCATTGGCTGGAGATGCTCTGGGGGAGCCAAACCAATATTTCCTCATTCTGTTGATGAATTCTGAGGATGCTGATCACTGCCTAACCAGTCTTAATTTTTCTCACCTCTTTTAGCAAAGAATATCCAGTAATTTCTAAAAGCATCATGAGGCAGAGGTTGGTGTCCAGTCATGGCCAGCTGTCAGCAAAGCCAGATGTTAATCCACTCCATGGGAATCACCAGACCCTTCAGCATTATCAGTATGAGAATGGTGCTCACATGCAGTTTGCAGCTTCAGATACTCAAGATCTGCCACTCAACACCTTCACAGCACAGAGAGATTCAGGGCTCTTCTACCATTGTCTAAAAAGAAGAGGTAACTTGAGCTCACAGCtagaaaaatatacagaaaataaaactgaaagcatGAGTTCAGTTTGGATTGCAGTCTTGGGCCTTGATCTTCAAAAATACTGCTGTGATTGGAGTGTTTTGGAGGGTCAGGAGGCAAGAGCTAGTATGTGGAACAGTTCTTAGTGGTTTTGTCCTATAGAAGGTAAATTCAGACTGAGACAGAGCTGAAACAATTAATTAGAATGTGTAATTCAAATGGCACAGAGCTTCAGTGGAAAATGATCCATTGTTAGGATCAGCTGAATTCAAAATTGTTTGCAGGAGGCCATCAGCATTACCAAAATTCCACACTTTCCAAGGCAAAGCCATGAGCAATTCCCTCAGTGTCTACAGACCAGTGGGACTGTGGGAGCTTGGTATGAACAGCCCTTTGCTCTCATCCACTAATTCTCAAATTTAAGTGAGCTGTGCCTGCATTCTCTTCCTTTTAGTCCAGCATCAGATGAGATCATGGCATGTTTTAAGTTAAACGGAAAAATtttgcacagaagaaaaaaatccttctatTTGCATGTCTCACTGCCTGCTAATTTATTTAAGCTGGAAGAATCCTCTGATCATGGCTAAATGAAGAATCTAACAGCACCAGTAATGAGGGCTGCAAGGCAAATGTGTAATTTTAGCAGATGTTTAATATGCAGATGAATTCACTAATTCATCCAGAGAATATTTCTAATAAGGAACAAAAGCTGCTGGGGAACAGGGCCATGGTCCTGacaggggcagaggggctgtgcagagaTGAGGAAGGGCTGCTCACTGGGGAAGGGCTCTTTTatctggaaatatttctgcagcttttgaCGTGAATATCTGGGAAATGTAGAGTCATTTTTGCAATGACAGGAAGGCAGGCTGTGATAAGAGCCTTTAAGAGACTTCTTGAATTTGTCAGGAGGAACCGTGCAGGAGTGTCAGGGCCCTCCTTATCTGGATGAAGGTGGAGTAATCCCCGATGTGAGAAGAGTCCCTCACTTAAGCTGACAAATGTCACCAGAGCGCTCTGAGGCCGGGGGGGATTAGCCTGACATTTGCAGCACAATGTCTTTTTGATGTTGTACATTGTTTTCCCAAACCAAGATGGTTTAACCGGATTAAGCTGAGAAAGGGCAACAGTTTAGCGAAATAAATCGCGGACTCCaagggcagtcccagcagaGCTTCTCCTGAACGTGAGTTTTTCTTGCAGAAAGCGCTCGGCACCTGGACCTGCCCTGCAAACGCTCCTACCTGGACGCCTCGTCCTCGGTGGGGGACGATCACTATTTTCGCTCGCCGCCGCCCTACGAGCAGCCGATGCTGAGCCCGTCCTACTGCGGCGAGGTGGCCCCGCGGGAGGCGTGCATGTACTCTGCCTCCGGCGCCGACATCGCCGCCGTCCCGGCCGTGGACgagctgccgccgccgccgccgccgctcagCTGCAACATGTGGACTTCAGTCGCACCTTACACCGGCTACAGCGTGCAGCCCATGGACACCGTGCCCTACCAGCCCTTCCCCGCTCACTTCCCCGCCGCGCCCATGATGCCGCGGCTCCCGGCCATGGCGGGGCAGGGCTCGCAGGCCGCGGGCAGCGGCCCCTTCAGCGTCTACAACCAGCTGGGCGCGGCCGCGGGCCGGGAGCGCGGCGCCGCCGCCTTCCCCCGCGAGCGGGGCCACCCGGCCGTGTGCGAGAGGAAAGCGCCGTCCCCGCACCTGAACGCGGCCAACGAGTTCCTGTACTCGCAGGGCTTCTCGCTGTCCCGGGAGTCGTCGCTGCAGTACCATTCAGGGATGGAGAACTGGACTGACGGGTGACCCCGCCGCAGCCACgctcctgctccaggacagCGCGCTCAGTGTTGATACCTGTGGGGAACTTGCACTTGGGTGAGACACATGTGCATTTCCAGAGGGATTCGTGTGGGTGAAGAGCTCGTATCTTCAGGCACACAGAGAATTCCACCTCCTGGCTCAGTGGGCTGGATTCATCAGGCTCTTAGTGACTCCCAAATCAATTCATCCCCGTGTCTTCGTCCGCTAGAAACCATCTTCATGACTAACGAGTGACGTAGCTAGTCATGTTCTTTTGCTTGTAACGCTAAACATCCGTGAGCGAATTTTGGCTATTTGGGAAAAATACGAGCTTCACTTTCACGGTCCTTGGCTGGTGAAGCCAAGAGCTCCCAAAGCTCCGAAAGGAAAAAGCCATTCGAGGGCTGCCGGCTGCCGCGGCGGCGCTTCTCCATCCCGCGGGAATTCCCGGTTCCGCGGAgcggcgcgcggggcgggggcgcgcaGGGGAGGCAGCGATGCACAAATGTCCCTCCTGGCCCCGCTCCGACACCGGCCTGGCTGGGGGAAGCGAAGAAGTGAAGAGTCAAGTCCGAGGCCAAACAGCGAATTAGTTGCAGCGTTAGGAGCAGACCCAGTGTCTTCAGACTCCCGTCCCTTGATTCAATCACATTTGCTTATTGCAATATATTTATGAAGTTTAAGCTTAAAAGTCGCTAATACTTCCCAGAACcaatttctgtatttgctgGTCCTTGATTTCTTTCGTATTCAGCTGAAACGTGCCTTTTGTGCtatgttcttttcttttgctaacTCAGACAGAATTGTTTTCAGCCTAAAGGAGGCCTAGAGGaatattttaggaatattttcctagtggtggggtggggagggaagcGCTCCCATGACCTGTCAGGCTTTACAGTGTACAAATATTTGTAGAACAGGTAAAATCTGTAACCAATGTATTCATTGCTCCTTTTGTTGCTGTGGAAGTGCCCAGGGCTGATTCCTCTTTGTcctctgcagtgtccctgtgagtTGCCATGGGGGGATCGGATCAGGGTGGATTTGGTGATCCTcgaggtcttttccagcctcagtggtTCTGGGAGATGCTGACACTCGTGGGGAGGCACAGGAATTCCTTCTGGGCCAAAACTCCCTCTGCCCTCACCAGcgagctgctgtcccctgcagtgcccatcctGCCGAGCTGCCAcccagggaggtgacaccgGGGGGACGCTGGAGTTGGTTCCACTGAAGAGCACAAAATTCCAGCTTTAGTCATTGCACAGTGGGGCTTTTATTTCCTCCCATTGCTTCCCAAACGGGCAAAGgcaaaaagctgaaatgcagGTTTGGAAGTGGGGAGGAGCTTCTGTGTTCTGGTGAGTCCATCCCAAGGAGGATTGGCTGTGACACAGCCCCGAGGTCACATTCCAGCCAGGACAGTGCCCTGCACCCACTCAGCAGAATTCGTGTGTGACTGGTGAGGATTTTGTAACCAGATTTTGGAAATCACTACAATTTTTGCATGCTGAATAgctatttatatacatatatattttatatatatatatatataaaattatatatatcaCAAATGCAGGCCACGTGTCCAATTCAGCTTTGCTTTTGATGAATGAAATacttaataaaaatgaatgttgcaaaggggtttttttttttttttggaaagacatctatttaaattttttttattacacacCTTTGATGTAAAAACTAAGAATTGGTTAGACAGAAAAACATATATACTACAGATAAATCTTTATTAGAAACCACATTAGATACAGGTGGTatggaatttttaaatgtttgttacATAGCATggacattttattttacatatcaGAACATAAAGTCATTTTACTACTACAAGCTGTCTCTGGGTGCATTTCAATAATTAGTATAAAAATGTTCCATGGTGAATTAAGGTGCCTTGTCtctcttctgtctcctgctgcccaACTACACCAAGCTCACACTTCCCAAGGTGCACACCTGGCCCTTTTTTCACCATCTCAAAGCTCCACCATCAGGTTTCAGGTGCCCATGGGtgtatttgggatttttctggtgtttctttGCTTTGGGGTCACATGATCTGAGCACTGAGTTAAAATCAGCCACTGATCCCCAGAGCACCAAAGTTCCTGTGCCTGGGGGAGCTCAGTGCTCAGGAATTaaaggtgggagggagggaggggggagaggTCTGGGGGTGTCACTGCCCAGAATTTGCAATGCTCAGTTCATTTCTCACTGTGACACTGGATCAACACTGAACCAGACAAATGGAACCCAAAAATGAGTGGGgtcagcagcccaggctgcaaaGGAAAATCTGCCTGGATCTTCTGCCTGTTTTACAAAAGTGACCAACACAATAACAATGTCATTTTCAATGAATaatcactgctgctttttaaaccatttttcatGTACCTTCTGCTCATCCATGCCATATTTATTGATTTAAGGCAgttgaaaaagtaatttctgtaaGAATCATCCCAGAACCTTTCAGCCAATTCAGGGAGTGTAGAGAAATGTTGATCATGTAATGGATGCAAGATTTACCTGGCAGCCTTTGCAGGGCccaggctctgtcccacagcagccactggaGCTGAGTGAGTGTCCTGGGAATCCCTGGGCCAAATAATGAGCTTTTCCTTGTAAAAATAGCACAGGAGATTTATGAGCACAGGACCTGATTGGGAAAGGCTGAGTTAGcataaaaatgtgcaaaatttGGATATATGTTAATCTGGTCATCTGGGTTCCTTTTATAGTCACTGGAGAGAGATCAGACGTTGAGATTAAATGGGATGAATCATTCTCCAGTGACAATCTTTTTCCACTCAGAGGAATCCAGTTCAGCCACTTAGAGCAGATTTCCCATTTCCAAATGGCTAAAAAGTCATGTTAGTGGGATCCTCCTCCTGTGTGActttgacaaaaacattcaggCATCATTGAATTATTCACATTACAAATCCCACTCGAGAtgatcacagaaaaaaaaaaaaaaaaaaaaaaaaaagaaaaaaaaaaaaagctggttgTATTAATTTATGGGATGGAAAAAGGTTGTTCTTTTTTAGTTTGCTTTATGTTTTCATTGCAAGATTTCTAACCTGAGTATGTGACCAGTCCCAGTCCAGGCTCCCAGGTGAGGCCCCCAGGTTCCATTGgatttctcctgcttttcccacctGGAAAGGCTTGGCAggtgctggtcctgctggagatgctggtggagcaggaacattcccagggatgaaGCTCAGCAATCCTGAGTGTCCTGGAGGATGtgctctgtttgtttttcaaatcaGAAACACAAAACTGGGGAcatcactaaaaaaaaaatcccaacaaccTGCACAGCTTTAAAAGAGATCAAGTGTGCTCACTGTGTGCCAGTTTGATTTACTACAGTTTAAACAGCTTTTAATTCTCAAGAATGTGGAGGTTGCTGTGTGTGgaggcttttccagccctggagTTGCAGCCCAGAATGGCAATCCAAGCCCCACTTCAAATCAGATTAAAGCAAAAATTAGCAAGTGAGAAAAACCTGAATACACAGGAGGACTGTTTTCCATTGATGTGCTCTAATCTGTACTAAAAGGGCCagggaattttttaaattctgtttttcttgaagGTAGATGTCCAAATTTAATCTTGGTGCAGGCTCAGTtccacccagcccagcagcactcGGTGCCAGACTGAGCTTGGACTTCCCTCTAAATAGAACAAATATTTGTATCAGCTTGCTGAGAATGTGAGTAATAGGAATATTTGCCAAAATTTAAACAAGCTAAACTTCAGTCCTGCCAAAAGCCCCACCATTCAATTTGGCATCATTGGCAGCTCAAGGCTCAAGAGGGGCCTACGTCTGGAAGAGCTGGGGTGTTTTTGGCAaacatgaatttatttttctcgCTCTCCACATTTTGGAAAATTTGTGCCTCTCTGTATTAATTTATGATGTcattaaataattctttttgCAGCTTGTATAGAAAGAATGTTTCTTTTGAAGATGAGAACTCCCCTGAGGATGGTTATAGTGAAAAATTCCAgccagagggggaaaaaaaaacctcctctcTCCTTGGCCACTCATGTTTCTGCAGTAGTGcttaaacagcaaaaaaaatctacaatattttaatttaaggaCCTGCTCCAAGGAGGTGCCATGCACTTGACTGTGACAAGAGGCAGCCTAAATTCAGTGTGACTGGAGGGGTTTTATTCCTGGGATAGTAGGCTGGAAGAGAAATCATGAGCCTGTCCCTTGCTGCTAGAAAACATCACGTTTTGAACTGGTTTGCTCCCTGCAAAGAACAGGAtcaagattaaaaattaaagaaaatgaaatct belongs to Oenanthe melanoleuca isolate GR-GAL-2019-014 chromosome 19, OMel1.0, whole genome shotgun sequence and includes:
- the TBX4 gene encoding T-box transcription factor TBX4; translation: MLQEKSLSETEEGFPTAPAPGHADTSAGSPVLGVAGGSSTPLSSPQLPDPEQTIENIKVYLHEKELWKKFHEAGTEMIITKAGRRMFPSYKVKVTGMNPKTKYILLIDIVPADDHRYKFCDNKWMVAGKAEPAMPGRLYVHPDSPATGAHWMRQLVSFQKLKLTNNHLDPFGHIILNSMHKYQPRLHIVKADENNAFGSKNTAFCTHVFPETSFISVTSYQNHKITQLKIENNPFAKGFRGSDDSDLRVARLQSKEYPVISKSIMRQRLVSSHGQLSAKPDVNPLHGNHQTLQHYQYENGAHMQFAASDTQDLPLNTFTAQRDSGLFYHCLKRRESARHLDLPCKRSYLDASSSVGDDHYFRSPPPYEQPMLSPSYCGEVAPREACMYSASGADIAAVPAVDELPPPPPPLSCNMWTSVAPYTGYSVQPMDTVPYQPFPAHFPAAPMMPRLPAMAGQGSQAAGSGPFSVYNQLGAAAGRERGAAAFPRERGHPAVCERKAPSPHLNAANEFLYSQGFSLSRESSLQYHSGMENWTDG